One genomic region from Tautonia marina encodes:
- the tenA gene encoding thiaminase II, whose amino-acid sequence MATPDSRFTEQLWNAIVPIYDAILEHPFVSGLTDGRLPRDRFAFYVVQDAIYLRSFARALSVLASLAPDSNATRMFNQHASDAIAVEQSLHDGFLAELGLHPEQIDQTEACPSARAYCDFLMASTTNQPFHEGLAAVLPCYWIYQRVGQQLLPKGSPDPLYQRWINTYGGEQFDEVVQQVLDLTNRIAPTLTDDQRDRMTERFVLGTRYEWMFWDGAYQLQRWPV is encoded by the coding sequence GTGGCGACCCCGGATTCTCGATTCACGGAACAGCTCTGGAACGCAATTGTCCCGATTTATGACGCGATCCTCGAACACCCGTTCGTCTCGGGTCTGACCGACGGCCGGCTCCCGCGCGACCGGTTCGCCTTTTATGTTGTGCAGGATGCAATTTATCTGCGGAGTTTTGCCCGGGCGCTGTCGGTTCTCGCCTCGCTCGCCCCGGACAGCAACGCCACTCGGATGTTCAATCAGCATGCAAGTGACGCGATCGCCGTCGAGCAATCGCTGCACGACGGCTTTCTCGCCGAGCTGGGTCTGCACCCCGAGCAGATCGACCAGACTGAAGCGTGTCCCTCGGCACGAGCCTATTGCGACTTCCTGATGGCCTCGACCACGAATCAGCCCTTTCATGAAGGGCTGGCGGCAGTCTTGCCCTGTTACTGGATTTATCAACGTGTCGGGCAACAGTTGCTGCCAAAGGGATCTCCCGACCCTCTCTATCAGCGCTGGATCAACACCTACGGAGGGGAGCAGTTTGACGAGGTCGTGCAGCAGGTCCTCGACCTGACGAACCGGATTGCCCCGACCCTGACGGACGATCAACGCGATCGCATGACCGAACGATTCGTTCTTGGCACACGATATGAATGGATGTTCTGGGACGGGGCCTATCAGCTCCAGCGATGGCCGGTCTGA
- a CDS encoding cytochrome-c peroxidase encodes MRRTIITALATLGLAATAGIGIARTGPMAKPSLPPPTEPKPAWPPQEEPEVPLGLFPIFWPEDNPYSPEKAELGRLLYFDTRLSSDSTVSCASCHDPSQAFTDAAPFSTGIGEQKGGRSAPTVINRAFTTLQFWDGRAASLEEQAIGPIANPIEMTVETDVDKAHEAVVQRLRDIPGYRKRFAESFGTDEITIDHVAKAIATFERTVLSGNSPYDRYKAGDEDALTESQLRGMDVFFNKAACDACHLGVNFSDESFVNIGIGYDPETGLFSDIGRAEVTKNERDTGAFKTPTLREIEHTAPYMHDGSLATLEEVVEHYDKGGIPNPYIDQRMEPLFLTAQDKADLVAFLRALSGEGWQHLEAPTEFPE; translated from the coding sequence ATGAGACGAACGATCATCACCGCCCTGGCGACACTGGGCCTGGCGGCGACCGCCGGAATCGGAATCGCCCGCACCGGGCCGATGGCCAAGCCCTCCCTGCCTCCTCCGACCGAACCCAAGCCTGCGTGGCCTCCGCAAGAGGAACCCGAGGTGCCACTGGGTCTCTTCCCGATCTTCTGGCCCGAGGATAACCCGTACAGCCCGGAAAAAGCTGAGCTGGGTCGTCTGCTCTATTTCGATACCCGCCTTTCCTCAGATTCGACGGTGTCGTGCGCCAGTTGCCATGATCCGAGCCAGGCCTTCACGGATGCAGCCCCGTTTTCCACAGGGATCGGTGAACAGAAGGGGGGACGGAGCGCTCCGACGGTCATCAATCGGGCCTTCACAACCCTTCAGTTCTGGGACGGACGCGCCGCCTCGCTCGAAGAGCAGGCCATCGGCCCGATCGCCAATCCGATCGAAATGACCGTGGAAACCGACGTGGATAAGGCTCACGAAGCCGTCGTCCAGCGGTTACGAGACATTCCGGGCTACCGGAAGCGATTCGCCGAGTCGTTCGGCACCGACGAGATCACCATCGACCACGTCGCCAAGGCAATTGCGACCTTTGAGCGAACCGTGCTGTCCGGCAACTCGCCCTACGATCGCTACAAGGCCGGGGATGAGGACGCCCTGACCGAGTCGCAGCTTCGCGGCATGGACGTCTTCTTCAACAAGGCCGCCTGCGACGCCTGCCACCTCGGGGTGAACTTCAGCGACGAGTCGTTTGTGAATATCGGCATCGGTTATGACCCAGAGACCGGCTTGTTCTCCGACATCGGCCGAGCCGAGGTGACGAAGAACGAACGCGACACGGGTGCCTTCAAAACCCCCACCCTGCGCGAGATCGAGCACACAGCCCCTTACATGCACGATGGCAGCCTGGCGACCCTGGAAGAGGTCGTCGAGCATTATGACAAGGGTGGGATTCCCAATCCTTACATTGATCAACGCATGGAACCGTTGTTCCTGACCGCCCAGGACAAGGCCGATCTCGTTGCCTTCCTCCGAGCACTGAGCGGCGAAGGCTGGCAACACCTGGAAGCGCCGACGGAGTTCCCGGAATAA